A region from the Flavobacteriales bacterium genome encodes:
- a CDS encoding acyltransferase, with amino-acid sequence MPHQRTFGLDLLRAVAIALVMYEHGYFFFDQLVDEELWRAPMLVDGVTLFFTLSGFLIGRILFDLIERGKLSTIGNLLLFWRRRWWRTVPNYLLVLSIVLFWHWSNGARIPDHWWSYYLFSQNLFQPQDKFFAEAWSLGVEEWFYVLLPIAFLICLRMRRDARTTAMWPVLLFFLAIPAILRAWKLHHGIDVPHIDAHARRMVCMRLDNIIIGATAAWLAYVRPAWWRSNRRWLAVAGVALLIAFKLQLVVRGDSTARAMLFEHNLEAIGCALLLPLLSGWNPVKPRWLVAPVQQLARLSYAMYLLNLTIVLFSVMPLLSAPFSGAVQESWRMSFLPLAVHWILTVALAFLLYHGFEKHMTAMRERKGLGSA; translated from the coding sequence GTGCCACATCAACGGACCTTCGGTCTCGACCTGCTTCGTGCGGTGGCCATTGCTTTGGTCATGTACGAGCATGGATATTTCTTCTTCGACCAGCTCGTCGACGAAGAACTCTGGCGTGCACCGATGCTTGTTGATGGGGTAACGCTCTTCTTCACGTTGAGCGGGTTCCTCATCGGCCGGATCTTGTTCGACCTCATCGAGCGCGGAAAGCTCAGCACCATCGGCAACCTATTATTGTTCTGGCGTAGGCGTTGGTGGCGTACGGTCCCGAACTACCTCCTGGTCCTTTCCATTGTCCTGTTCTGGCATTGGTCCAACGGGGCGCGCATACCAGATCACTGGTGGTCGTACTACCTGTTTTCCCAGAACCTCTTCCAACCCCAGGACAAGTTTTTCGCGGAAGCTTGGAGCCTTGGCGTAGAGGAATGGTTCTATGTGCTCCTGCCGATCGCTTTCCTGATCTGCCTGCGCATGCGTCGCGATGCCCGGACGACTGCTATGTGGCCCGTTCTACTGTTTTTCCTGGCCATACCAGCCATCTTGAGGGCCTGGAAGCTCCACCACGGCATCGACGTTCCGCACATCGATGCGCACGCACGCCGGATGGTATGTATGCGCTTGGACAATATCATCATCGGTGCTACGGCTGCTTGGTTGGCGTACGTGCGGCCTGCCTGGTGGCGATCGAACCGCAGGTGGCTGGCTGTTGCTGGCGTGGCGCTGCTGATCGCGTTCAAACTTCAGTTGGTGGTGCGGGGTGATTCCACCGCACGCGCAATGCTGTTCGAACACAACCTGGAGGCCATCGGCTGCGCCCTGCTCCTGCCGCTTCTATCCGGGTGGAACCCCGTCAAGCCACGCTGGCTTGTCGCCCCGGTGCAACAACTGGCCCGATTGTCCTATGCCATGTATTTGTTGAACCTCACGATCGTCTTGTTCAGCGTAATGCCCCTCCTGTCTGCTCCGTTCAGCGGGGCCGTTCAGGAGAGTTGGAGGATGTCGTTCCTGCCCCTTGCCGTGCATTGGATCCTCACCGTGGCCCTGGCGTTCCTTCTTTACCATGGATTCGAAAAGCACATGACCGCAATGCGGGAAAGGAAAGGGCTTGGGTCCGCCTGA
- a CDS encoding endonuclease/exonuclease/phosphatase family protein — MSIGLPRTAPVRTLVVVGLAALPAVLVLGDEGFLLMLARSFMRQWALVVLVLVVLFAWRRQWFEAAAAMGATIVVALQVPWLPAGPEVPATAQQALRVAQFNVLQPNRSNIGVLDAVHASDADVLSFQEVDPAWATILTCALAEAYPFHRVVPRTDCYGIAVFSRLPIVHFEEVDLLGAPAIEARVKTPSGIVTLTSVHARSPLPHVAYLKRNAQLNRLASRILKASGPQVVVGDLNAVEWDHALVRFRQQTGLAGAPAYEPATFPSVFGLALIPIDHIYSTKQLRVGATTTKHLPGSDHKALVADLHWNER, encoded by the coding sequence ATGAGCATAGGCCTGCCTCGAACAGCACCGGTGCGCACCTTGGTGGTCGTCGGGTTAGCCGCGCTCCCGGCTGTGCTCGTCCTGGGTGACGAAGGGTTCCTGCTGATGTTGGCGCGGTCGTTCATGCGGCAGTGGGCTTTGGTCGTGCTGGTGCTCGTGGTGCTCTTCGCCTGGCGCAGGCAGTGGTTCGAAGCGGCAGCCGCAATGGGCGCCACCATTGTGGTTGCGTTGCAGGTCCCGTGGCTGCCTGCGGGACCCGAGGTGCCAGCAACGGCGCAACAAGCGCTCCGGGTGGCACAATTCAACGTACTACAGCCGAACAGAAGCAACATTGGTGTGCTGGATGCCGTGCATGCTTCGGATGCCGACGTTCTTTCCTTCCAGGAAGTCGATCCGGCGTGGGCGACGATCCTTACCTGCGCTCTTGCGGAAGCATATCCGTTCCATCGTGTGGTGCCACGCACGGATTGTTACGGCATAGCGGTTTTTAGCCGGCTTCCAATAGTGCATTTCGAGGAGGTGGACCTATTAGGTGCTCCCGCTATCGAGGCTCGAGTGAAAACCCCTTCCGGTATCGTAACGCTCACTTCCGTGCACGCGCGTTCACCATTGCCGCATGTGGCCTACTTGAAGCGCAACGCGCAGTTGAACAGACTGGCATCTCGGATACTGAAGGCGAGCGGGCCGCAGGTCGTCGTCGGGGACCTGAACGCCGTGGAATGGGATCATGCGCTTGTTCGGTTCCGTCAGCAAACAGGCCTGGCCGGTGCGCCTGCGTACGAGCCCGCCACCTTTCCCAGTGTGTTCGGGCTGGCGCTGATCCCGATCGATCATATCTATTCCACCAAGCAACTGCGCGTTGGCGCAACGACCACGAAGCACTTGCCGGGATCAGACCATAAGGCGTTGGTTGCCGACCTCCATTGGAACGAACGATGA
- a CDS encoding DUF4173 domain-containing protein, translated as MNTITLSLRQFATPFIWRNAALLASLAVLSDALFWQHALGVNVVIATAAITTALLVRTGGAIAMEAKAMLVAMAVCSAMIVVHGSSLAITLTILWLVVFSGFMLAPGLRNVLSATGQALHNLASVPLAFAEGLAQAVPEKGASRKGFSWLKLSLLPVLVLMAYYWIYRAANPKFSAMTEGIMVRLADFIDALVRGLFTAHALFLLLSAVASGALLLKLAPGTVAAAEARLTDAMVRLRLKRPHWKSPLPMNALERERRIGLLLLVLVNALLLLVNKIDIDWVWFGFQVEEGFSLKQFVHQGTWLLIISILLSMAILLRLFRRNLNFHPRAFWLKRLALLWLAQNAVLAVSVFLRNMHYIGFHGLAYKRIGVIVFLALVVAGLATLAWKIHARRSTFFLWRVNAWAAVAVLTMLSCFNWDRVIVKYNLGHPNPAEIDTDHYLALSDKVLPLLHLHRADVERQMAKHATNHVRWTDTQDPLVFNEALAAKTRIFLGRWQTNGWQSWTLAEQRTYDELVGLAAPNKP; from the coding sequence ATGAACACCATCACGTTGTCCCTGCGACAGTTCGCAACTCCCTTCATCTGGCGCAACGCAGCGTTGCTGGCTTCCCTGGCCGTGCTGAGCGACGCGCTCTTCTGGCAGCATGCACTGGGCGTTAACGTGGTCATTGCCACGGCGGCCATAACAACGGCATTGCTCGTTCGCACGGGTGGTGCCATCGCCATGGAGGCCAAGGCCATGCTCGTGGCCATGGCTGTTTGCAGCGCAATGATCGTGGTGCACGGCAGCTCACTGGCGATCACGCTCACCATCCTCTGGCTCGTTGTGTTCAGCGGGTTCATGTTGGCCCCGGGCTTGCGCAACGTGCTCAGTGCTACCGGGCAAGCCCTGCACAATCTCGCCAGCGTGCCTCTCGCGTTCGCGGAGGGGCTTGCGCAGGCGGTGCCGGAAAAGGGCGCCTCCCGCAAGGGGTTCAGTTGGTTGAAGCTGTCCCTGTTGCCTGTGTTGGTGCTCATGGCGTACTACTGGATCTACCGCGCGGCCAATCCCAAGTTCAGTGCAATGACCGAGGGTATCATGGTGCGCTTGGCGGACTTCATCGATGCATTGGTCCGTGGGCTCTTCACGGCCCATGCACTTTTCTTGCTGCTGAGCGCTGTCGCTTCCGGGGCGCTCTTGCTGAAGCTTGCTCCTGGCACGGTGGCCGCCGCTGAGGCGAGGCTCACGGATGCCATGGTGCGGCTTCGCCTCAAGCGACCGCATTGGAAATCGCCGCTTCCCATGAACGCCCTTGAGCGCGAGAGGCGCATCGGTCTCCTCCTTCTTGTGCTCGTGAATGCCCTGTTGTTGCTCGTGAACAAGATCGACATCGATTGGGTATGGTTCGGTTTCCAGGTGGAAGAGGGGTTCAGCCTGAAGCAGTTCGTCCACCAAGGCACTTGGCTGCTCATCATCAGTATTCTTCTGAGCATGGCCATCCTATTGCGGTTGTTCCGGCGCAATCTCAACTTCCATCCACGCGCCTTCTGGTTGAAACGCCTTGCGCTCCTTTGGCTTGCGCAGAACGCCGTGCTGGCGGTGAGCGTCTTCCTGCGGAACATGCATTACATCGGTTTTCATGGGCTGGCCTACAAGCGCATCGGTGTCATCGTGTTCCTCGCGCTCGTCGTGGCGGGCTTGGCAACGTTGGCGTGGAAGATCCACGCGCGGCGAAGCACGTTCTTCCTCTGGCGCGTCAACGCATGGGCGGCTGTTGCCGTGCTCACAATGCTCTCATGTTTCAATTGGGACAGGGTCATCGTGAAGTACAACCTCGGACACCCGAACCCCGCGGAGATCGACACCGACCACTACCTCGCATTGAGCGACAAAGTGCTGCCCTTGCTCCATCTGCACCGTGCCGATGTGGAACGACAGATGGCCAAGCATGCGACGAACCATGTCCGCTGGACGGATACGCAGGATCCTCTGGTCTTCAATGAAGCGCTTGCCGCCAAGACGCGCATCTTCCTGGGGCGCTGGCAAACGAACGGATGGCAAAGCTGGACCCTGGCGGAACAGCGCACCTACGACGAACTCGTGGGACTGGCCGCGCCGAACAAACCATGA
- a CDS encoding transcriptional regulator: MIGDLDKTFESRVRIGIMAVLAVNTWVDHAQMRDLLNVTDGNLASHLAALEKAAYVEVRKRFVGRRPNTSYKCTTVGKRAFQAHLDALERLLNKDLRP, translated from the coding sequence ATGATCGGCGATCTGGACAAAACCTTCGAGAGCCGCGTGCGCATCGGCATCATGGCGGTGCTTGCAGTGAACACATGGGTGGACCATGCGCAGATGCGCGATCTGCTCAATGTCACTGACGGCAACCTGGCCAGCCACCTTGCTGCACTGGAGAAGGCTGCCTATGTGGAAGTCCGGAAGCGCTTTGTGGGCCGTCGCCCGAACACCAGTTACAAATGCACTACGGTAGGCAAACGGGCGTTCCAAGCACACTTGGACGCACTTGAACGATTGCTCAATAAAGACCTGAGACCATGA